In the Malaclemys terrapin pileata isolate rMalTer1 chromosome 12, rMalTer1.hap1, whole genome shotgun sequence genome, one interval contains:
- the SLC17A9 gene encoding solute carrier family 17 member 9 isoform X1 — MASSIGRNGVQVYSSDLVSLHPHSHHYHQQQPVKNTYKEGTKKDGTVDSYWSRPESRIWTAMLLLGTCLLYCARVTMPICAVAMSSHFDWDKKQSGIVLSSFFWGYCLTQIIGGHLSDRIGGEKVLLLSASAWGFITAITPLLTYISSAHLIFMTIARFLMGLLQGVYFPALASLFSQKVRESERAFTCSTVGTGSQFGTLVIGGAGSLLLDWYGWESVFYFSGLLTLLWVYCMCKYLLNDKELIIRLEQLAKGLSLSKQTKVPWKQLFKKAPIWAVIVAQLSTGSTFFTLLSWLPTFFKDTFPESKGWVFNVVPWLVAIPTSLFSGFLSDHLINQGYKTITVRKFMQVIGSGVSSIFALCMGQTSSFCKAIVFASVSIGLQTFNHSGISVNVQDLAPSCAGLLFGIGNTGGALLGVVCVYLAGHLIETTGSWVSVFNLVATVNALGLCTFLIFGEARRMDTDSAYIDL, encoded by the exons ATGGCTTCAAGTATCGGTAGGAATGGTGTTCAGGTGTATAGTTCTGACCTGGTCTCGCTACATCCTCATAGCCACCACTACCATCAGCAGCAGCCTGTAAAGAATACATATAAGGAAGGCACGAAAAAAGATGGGACTGTGGATTCCTATTGGTCCAG GCCTGAATCTCGAATCTGGACTGCGATGTTACTGCTTGGGACTTGTTTACTCTACTGTGCCAGGGTGACCATGCCTATCTGTGCTGTGGCCATGAGCAGTCACTTCGACTGGGACAAGAAACAGTCCGGCATTGTTCTGAGCAGCTTCTTCTGGGGCTACTGCTTAACTCAGATCATCGGCGGGCACCTCAGCGATCG GATCGGAGGAGAAAAagtcctcctcctctctgcatcTGCCTGGGGTTTCATCACCGCCATCACTCCGCTGCTCACCTATATCAGTTCTGCCCACCTGATTTTCATGACAATAGCTCGATTCCTCATGGGACTACTGCAAG GAGTGTACTTCCCTGCCTTGGCCAGCCTCTTTTCTCAGAAGGTCCGTGAGAGTGAGCGAGCTTTCACGTGCAGCACAGTAGGGACTGGCTCTCAGTTTGG GACGCTGGTGATTGGTGGGGCAGGGTCCCTCCTTCTGGACTGGTATGGCTGGGAAAGTGTCTTCTATTTCTCTGGATTACTCACTTTGCTCTGGGTTTACTGCATGTGCAAATACCTCCTGAATGACAAAG AACTCATCATTCGCTTAGAACAGTTAGCAAAGGGCCTCTCGTTATCCAAACAGACCAAAGTTCCCTGGAAGCAGTTATTTAAAAAGGCCCCTATCTG GGCTGTCATAGTAGCTCAGCTTTCTACGGGCAGCacatttttcaccctcctctccTGGTTGCCAACTTTCTTTAAGGACACTTTTCCCGAGTCTAAG GGCTGGGTGTTTAACGTCGTGCCATGGCTGGTTGCAATCCCAACAAGTTTGTTTAGTGGATTTCTGTCTGATCACCTGATCAATCAGG GCTATAAAACGATCACCGTTCGTAAGTTCATGCAG gTCATCGGATCAGGCGTATCAAGCATTTTTGCCTTGTGCATGGGTCAGACATCCAGTTTTTGCAAAGCTATAGTATTTGCATCTGTCTCAATTGGACTTCAGACCTTTAACCACag TGGCATTTCAGTCAACGTACAGGATCTGGCTCCCTCGTGTGCTGGCTTGTTGTTTG GCATTGGAAATACAGGTGGAGCCCTATTAG GTGTCGTTTGTGTGTATTTAGCCGGTCATCTGATTGAAACCACTGGTTCTTGGGTTTCTGTTTTCAACCTTGTGGCTACAGTTAATGCCCTGGGGCTCTGTACATTCCTGATCTTTGGAGAGGCCCGAAGGATGGACACAGACTCTGCATACATAGATCTATAG
- the SLC17A9 gene encoding solute carrier family 17 member 9 isoform X2: protein MASSIGRNGVQVYSSDLVSLHPHSHHYHQQQPVKNTYKEGTKKDGTVDSYWSRPESRIWTAMLLLGTCLLYCARVTMPICAVAMSSHFDWDKKQSGIVLSSFFWGYCLTQIIGGHLSDRIGGEKVLLLSASAWGFITAITPLLTYISSAHLIFMTIARFLMGLLQGVYFPALASLFSQKVRESERAFTCSTVGTGSQFGTLVIGGAGSLLLDWYGWESVFYFSGLLTLLWVYCMCKYLLNDKELIIRLEQLAKGLSLSKQTKVPWKQLFKKAPIWAVIVAQLSTGSTFFTLLSWLPTFFKDTFPESKGWVFNVVPWLVAIPTSLFSGFLSDHLINQGYKTITVRKFMQVIGSGVSSIFALCMGQTSSFCKAIVFASVSIGLQTFNHRVLI from the exons ATGGCTTCAAGTATCGGTAGGAATGGTGTTCAGGTGTATAGTTCTGACCTGGTCTCGCTACATCCTCATAGCCACCACTACCATCAGCAGCAGCCTGTAAAGAATACATATAAGGAAGGCACGAAAAAAGATGGGACTGTGGATTCCTATTGGTCCAG GCCTGAATCTCGAATCTGGACTGCGATGTTACTGCTTGGGACTTGTTTACTCTACTGTGCCAGGGTGACCATGCCTATCTGTGCTGTGGCCATGAGCAGTCACTTCGACTGGGACAAGAAACAGTCCGGCATTGTTCTGAGCAGCTTCTTCTGGGGCTACTGCTTAACTCAGATCATCGGCGGGCACCTCAGCGATCG GATCGGAGGAGAAAAagtcctcctcctctctgcatcTGCCTGGGGTTTCATCACCGCCATCACTCCGCTGCTCACCTATATCAGTTCTGCCCACCTGATTTTCATGACAATAGCTCGATTCCTCATGGGACTACTGCAAG GAGTGTACTTCCCTGCCTTGGCCAGCCTCTTTTCTCAGAAGGTCCGTGAGAGTGAGCGAGCTTTCACGTGCAGCACAGTAGGGACTGGCTCTCAGTTTGG GACGCTGGTGATTGGTGGGGCAGGGTCCCTCCTTCTGGACTGGTATGGCTGGGAAAGTGTCTTCTATTTCTCTGGATTACTCACTTTGCTCTGGGTTTACTGCATGTGCAAATACCTCCTGAATGACAAAG AACTCATCATTCGCTTAGAACAGTTAGCAAAGGGCCTCTCGTTATCCAAACAGACCAAAGTTCCCTGGAAGCAGTTATTTAAAAAGGCCCCTATCTG GGCTGTCATAGTAGCTCAGCTTTCTACGGGCAGCacatttttcaccctcctctccTGGTTGCCAACTTTCTTTAAGGACACTTTTCCCGAGTCTAAG GGCTGGGTGTTTAACGTCGTGCCATGGCTGGTTGCAATCCCAACAAGTTTGTTTAGTGGATTTCTGTCTGATCACCTGATCAATCAGG GCTATAAAACGATCACCGTTCGTAAGTTCATGCAG gTCATCGGATCAGGCGTATCAAGCATTTTTGCCTTGTGCATGGGTCAGACATCCAGTTTTTGCAAAGCTATAGTATTTGCATCTGTCTCAATTGGACTTCAGACCTTTAACCACag AGTTCTAATCTAA